One stretch of Equus przewalskii isolate Varuska chromosome 9, EquPr2, whole genome shotgun sequence DNA includes these proteins:
- the LOC103547735 gene encoding LOW QUALITY PROTEIN: protein FAM187B-like (The sequence of the model RefSeq protein was modified relative to this genomic sequence to represent the inferred CDS: substituted 1 base at 1 genomic stop codon) encodes METSQCPGWFLASFRSLWLPLLAPLWLLSLSLPTLWGQVLISCAYKSLCQRARLLGNDVVLPCDRPKALWYFSSILGEDPLLLSSMPNVKKLPQGSIQLTNPQPSQTGLYHCQDNDSALVVEYEIDFQDVSTLHITHKGLRQKPLKNETRRLGGNVLIFTRWEPWQDCNRCGEPGERKRLGYCCIQEPLEKPMPCWLCLREEKVPYSRVRPELQVEACLVPCDYVKEITXPYFTFDIYQLGKLTNNMWLTCPLASIYR; translated from the exons ATGGAGAC TTCACAATGCCCAGGGTGGTTCCTAGCCTCCTTCCGTAGTCTCTGGCTACCATTGCTGGCCCCCCTGTGGCTGCTTAgcctttctctccccactctgTGGGGCCAGGTATTAATCAGCTGTGCCTACAAGAGTCTCTGCCAGCGGGCCCGACTCTTGGGCAACGATGTTGTCCTTCCCTGTGACCGTCCCAAGGCACTCTGGTACTTCTCTTCCATTCTGGGGGAGGATCCCTTGCTGCTGTCCTCAATGCCTAACGTAAAGAAACTGCCTCAGGGCAGCATCCAATTGACCAACCCTCAGCCCTCCCAGACAGGCCTCTATCACTGCCAGGACAATGACAGTGCTCTCGTGGTGGAGTATGAGATTGACTTCCAAGATGTCAGCACACTGCATATTACGCACAAAGGCCTCCGCCAAAAGCCCCTGAAGAATGAGACCCGGAGGCTGGGTGGCAATGTACTCATCTTCACCCGCTGGGAGCCCTGGCAGGACTGTAACCGCTGTGGGGAGCCAGGTGAGCGCAAACGCCTGGGGTACTGCTGCATCCAGGAGCCCCTGGAAAAACCCATGCCCTGCTGGCTCTGTCTGAGAGAGGAGAAGGTGCCATACAGCCGCGTGCGGCCTGAGCTGCAGGTGGAAGCCTGTCTTGTACCCTGCGACTACGTCAAGGAAATCACCTAGCCATACTTCACCTTTGACATTTACCAGTTGGGCAAGCTGACCAACAACATGTGGCTCACCTGCCCCTTGGCCTCCATCTACAGGTGA
- the LOC103547724 gene encoding protein FAM187B-like: MLTSLWLLLSFAAPGLGAYLFVTCPRGAQCQRALLSENDVLLHCNSSGAQWYYFFVKDRTRWFHNLQDVPNMEITPDGSLLIRSPLSAQTGFYSCWDKKDVQLVQYKIDFQDVTSLHITHRGLGQVPLQNDTLSLGSKEVVFTHWEPWQDCNRCGKLGERKRLGYCYIQETLEEPMPCWLYLGDVTVWNKRLRPEMQVETCYADCTTFAGKHIVFDNFKLSEQSGSTWLTCPLGSIYRPIIWEANDVPLKWEDQLSGREVGGFLDPANGGRRLQVFQPAVYKCFVQQELMGHFNPRPDPEVLETLREDASLPQAEVAGKGTADSVLKGLKLTLLVATVLGLLGVLLKHFHPSQGSRSKKVLLVK; the protein is encoded by the exons ATGCTGACCTCCCTGTGGCTGCTGCTCAGCTTTGCTGCCCCGGGGCTGGGGGCCTATCTCTTCGTCACCTGTCCCAGGGGGGCGCAGTGCCAGCGGGCCCTGCTCTCAGAGAACGACGTCCTCCTGCACTGTAACTCCTCCGGGGCCCAGTGGTACTACTTCTTCGTGAAGGACAGGACCCGCTGGTTCCACAACCTCCAGGATGTTCCCAACATGGAGATAACGCCTGACGGCAGCCTTCTCATCCGGAGCCCGCTGTCCGCACAGACAGGCTTCTACAGCTGCTGGGACAAGAAGGACGTCCAGCTGGTGCAGTACAAGATCGACTTCCAGGACGTCACCTCCCTGCACATCACTCACAGAGGCCTGGGCCAGGTGCCCCTGCAGAATGACACCCTGAGTCTGGGCAGCAAGGAGGTGGTGTTCACCCACTGGGAGCCCTGGCAGGACTGCAACCGCTGTGGGAAGCTGGGCGAGCGCAAACGCCTGGGGTACTGCTACATCCAGGAGACGCTGGAGGAGCCCATGCCCTGCTGGCTGTATCTGGGGGACGTCACGGTGTGGAACAAACGCCTGCGGCCTGAGATGCAAGTGGAAACCTGCTATGCCGACTGCACCACGTTCGCGGGGAAGCACATCGTTTTTGACAACTTCAAGCTCAGTGAGCAGTCAGGGTCCACCTGGCTCACCTGTCCCCTAGGATCCATCTACAG GCCCATCATCTGGGAAGCCAATGACGTGCCTCTGAAGTGGGAGGATCAGCTCTCTGGCCGGGAAGTAGGCGGCTTCCTGGACCCCGCCAACGGCGGCAGGCGTCTGCAGGTCTTCCAGCCGGCTGTCTACAAGTGCTTCGTGCAGCAGGAGCTCATGGGCCACTTCAACCCCAGGCCCGATCCCGAGGTGCTGGAGACTCTGAGAGAGGACGCCTCTCTGCCGCAGGCGGAGGTGGCCGGGAAGGGGACGGCCGACTCGGTCCTCAAGGGGCTGAAGCTCACGCTGCTGGTGGCCACAGTCCTGGGCCTGCTGGGGGTGCTGCTCAAGCACTTCCACCCCTCCCAGGGCAGCAGGAGCAAGAAGGTGCTGCTGGTGAAATAA